DNA sequence from the Cyprinus carpio isolate SPL01 chromosome A9, ASM1834038v1, whole genome shotgun sequence genome:
TGGTTAGTTACAAAATAGtgctggatttaaaaaaaaaaaaaaaggaaaagaaagaggtCTCCGTcccaaaacctagtaagctgcctacaTGGACAGCATTATAAGTCTTAACTTAAACACACCGTGCCCACAAAATAGTAAGTGTTCCTGGGCGTTATAAGCTTCACATGTAGCATTTTGGGGAAGGATAAGGTCAAAACCTACCTAGACTGGATTTTGTGTATGACAGGCATCATCCGAAGCTGCGTGTTCACTCCCAGCAATGCTGCCCAGATAGGCAGCTTACTAGGGTTTAAGACAGCGCCTCTTGTTTGGGTGAGAAAGTGTAGGGACCCAGCCCCCCGTCAGACGTGTCTTGTGTCGATGCTGTGGTCACATGAGTTTACAGCAGACTGCGAGGATGGAGAACTACAAGCAGTTTCTCTGTGTCTTCACTCTGGCGCTGGCGCTCGGGTTTGTGTCGGTCGCCTTCGCTTTAGCGTGGGTTTTACACTTCCGAGAGGGGCTCGGCTGGGACGGAGGAGCGGCGGAGTTTAACTGGCACCCGCTGTTAATGGTGATCGGCTTTATCTTTCTTCAAGGAATCGGTAAGGAGTCTGAATGTTTACACTTCAGTCAGCAACCAGAGCTTTCGCATTCCTGAGTCTTTGATCACCATTTACTCTTAAGTAGCCTAACCATTTTAATTATGTAACGTAAATGTGAAGTTATGCTgcttttttaagatattttggtgtGATAGGAAATGCAATTTAACTTTTAGATTTCGACAAATGCGTTGTTTTCATTCGACTTTTCGGACGCAGTTTGAGATAAAGATGGTGGCTGTGCATCAAACCGTACTGAACTTTTAAAGTTCTTCTTTTAACTCATCCCAGCTCACAAAAATATGTAGAACGTTGTGCTAaagttcccattaagttatgagaACGTTATTTCTAGCTGTTCCATGAACTTTCAGAACgcgttttttgttgttttgttacttCGAacgttagaaaaaaaaaacattcagggacgttccattttataatttgcaaacattatggacaCGTTACTTTTTTTGAAACAAATGTAGCGTTTAAATGCGTTAGTGGTCCTCTCTGCACATTTGTGTATGTCCTTATTTAACGAACCCGATTCATTTCATCAGCTCGTTAGGAGACAGATCCATGAATGTCTAAACAGTGAGATATACAAAATTACCagaaaaatttaatacaaaaacgctcaatgaatgatgtataaataacgTTTCGAGAACATTATAAAGACCAAATAACCCTCAACAACGTTTTACTATTGTTACTGGATGAACGTTTGTTTGGCCAGAGTTCTAAGAACGTTTCCTTTCAGCtggaatgcatttaaaataaaaaccagcaTATGTATTTCTAAAAgtgcccatatatatatatatatatatatatatatatatatatatatatatatatatatatatatatatatatacatacatacatacatacatacatacatacatacatacatatacatatacatataaagtttttcttcttcttcagcaaTTGTAGTGTACAGGCTGCCATGGACCTGGAGGTGCAGCAAGCAGATGATGAAGCTTATCCACGCAGGGCTGCATGTTCTCGCCTTCATCTTGGCTGTCATCTCTGTGGTGGCTGTGTTTGATTTCCACAATGCAAAGAACATTCCCAATATGTACAGCCTGCACAGCTGGATTGGCCTGGCTGCTGTCATACTCTACCCAGCACAGGTTTGCTTGCACAGACACACTGCTACACTTCTACCACTTCAACCATCCCACACTTTTGCCTCATTCAGTCCACTTACATCAAAAACAGTAGTGATTACACGGTTTAATTTAGACCATTTCCACCCTCTTTCTGACTAGTGAAATGGAATAATATGTGCTGTTTTGTCTACAGTGTGTTTGGGATttcaatacattatttaaatgatatcCGTTATCTACCCTAAACACTACTAGTCAAAAGATTggaataattatttgttatttttttattttacttttcatgtttttgaatgaattccTTTGTTTAATGctgcattttttatcatttttttttttttacaaaaacagtaatattgtgaaataattacaaGAAAGTTAAGCAACAGTTTcaaatttgaaaatgtcatttaatatcatttttaaatgaaactatggcattctgtgatggcaaaactgaaattTAGCAGCCGTTAATCTAGTCTTCAGCATCGCATGTAGAAATCATCgcaatatgttgatttgctgctcagttattatcagttattattggtgGTCAGTTATCAATAATGGTTCTTcctattaatgttgaaaagtcaagttaaagggatactccaccccaaactgaaaattttcattaatcacttacccccatgtcgttccaaacccttcagaacacaatttaagatattttggatgaaaatctggaggtctgtgactgtctcgtagactgccaagtaaataacagtgtcaaggtccaggaaagtatgaaagttgtcatcagaatacctctgtgtctctccatatcactgtatgctgcgtatgctcttctgtatcatccgtggcacaaggatgcgctgttttctttcaaatcaaagctaaatacacgtagaaacagcgcatccttgtggcgcggataacacagaagagcacacatagcatacagtgatatggagagacacagaggagactgttgacaaaggaattattgaataaagtcgttatttttgttttcttcgcttacaaaaaattTTCCCGtctggccgattccgatactgATTTccgattattattttttttaagcaacaaacaagaaagaaggaacgtatgcataaacaagatgtttatttggtatttaataggccaaactggcttttggctattgaaaacaataaccctaaccatctgaaattaacggcagtaactgcacagtagcctacattcaacattcaacacaaacatagatggtacagacatcagcatttagcttttctttttgaattgggttgaaactacatagaacaggccttaaatgaaaagattaactgtaaccatgtgaaattaaagacAAAAACTGCATAGTTCttcaatccaaacaacacaatcaacacacattcaagaagatgtttcttaatcagcattcagtattttagttttagtttttaaatttggttttaaattaaaaaaaaaggtctttaccagtgagactaaataaaattatgctatataaataaattattccaaaatgttaaaatcaaataatgttggtgcaaataaaacaaagatgcaaagtatTTCATTCGTCCaataaaaaaatagggtaatgattcacatctatattttttttacttgagccaatgaaaaataaataactattgtctcaagttaaaaaaatatagatgtgaatcattaccctaaaatgttttaattggatgaatgaaacactttttttcagtgtgctgcagcaggtgatttttaaatcaaattaagtcgatgtaattttaaggtaaaataaaaataatcatcctatacagaactgacgtttacttcAGGCTtctcaaacgtgtatgcaagttctactttacaacaaaaaaaaagagaattttagtccttttcgtttctcatccaacacgcgagaagttgagctgaacatcccttcactgtctCCACTTGTGTAGGGcgcggacaggtacagtacgctcgcgcagcttcagcgagcgcaggaaaggggctcttgTTTTGTGTAGTAGGCTGttcgcttcctgctatctgtgcctcagaggCTCAGACATGTaactgcacttccagtgctgaacggctgccTGTGTCCTGCGCATagatttcgaaatacttccacacaaatgacatgatagggaatgattacaatgtagtctgtgcacgcgggcgcacttccggaaaaatcggccgaaaaaaagaccaaaaaccggccgattgccgatcgcgtattttatgcaaaaaccgaccggtgcatccctaataaaaaaGTTTATCAGTTCAAGTCAGAtaattcaatgatgtcatcatccagttcagctgtcttccaatagtgtctgtgcagtcaagtcatCAATGTTGCCAGAAATTAAGTGTACCCAACTGTggaaaaggaaccaaaactccatcggtgacagaaatggagaagaaagagaaaaccttgggagaaaccaggctcagtcggggggctttttcaggattattggatgaatagaaagttcaatgaacagcatttatttgaaatatatatcatttatcacattgtataaatgtctttactgtcacttttaatcagttgaATATGTCCTTgttcaataaaagtattattattatttcaatcctacttgtttcttgagcagcaaatcagcaaaaaaaaaaggtaattattccaaacttttgaccagtagtgtatgtgAGTGTGAAATTTTGTAACGTTTATGGTATAGCCCTTTTAGGTGTGATGTGTTGCTCtctcttattatttattagataGTTATGGGCATTGCCGTCTATCTGATACCTGCAACTCCAGTTTACGTGCGTGCTGCTCTCATGCCTGTACACATCTACAGCGGCCTGTTCATCTTCATCAGTGTTATAGCCACAGCTCTCATGGGCATCACAGAGAAACTCATATTTAGCCTGTAAGTACAGCTTCAGACAACACAAATCATTCAGAGTCCTGGATCTGTACATGACATGTAATCAGTGTCAGTACTTAGTAAAGGTGTTTCTTAGTGCTGTTTGTAATGTCTTACAGGAAGAGCCCTGCTTATAAAGACTCTCCACCGGAAGCTGTTTTGGTAAATGTTCTCGGGCTGCTCATTGCTGCATTTGGTGGTCTTGTTCTCTGGATTGTTACTCGCCCCTCGTGGAAGAGGCCGAGAGAAGAAATCACACAAGGCGTGAGCAACTACAGCACAAGCCCAGAGGACATCAAAGTGGGCACTGCCATGACCTCAAGAACCGAGCAAGAATCCAGCCTCGAGACACGCAGACGCAATGGAAAAGCAGAAGAGTCTGGATAAACAAAgagtttttaaactttaaaaaaggtttttgatCTTAGCTCATTTAATCTCAAAGAAAACAGAAGTGTCGTTCCAaactattttgtgttatttttattttaaaagttattcagaaaaaaaacactaggtattgccttaaagggatagttcacccaaaaatgaaaattctgtcattctgtccttactacctttctgggccttgaacgtgtccgttgtgttgctgtctatggtcagaaagctctcagatttcatcagaaatatcttaatttgtgttccgaagatgaacgaaggtgaacgacatgagcgtgagtaattaatgaaagaattttaatttttgggtgaactatccctttaatatcaatGCTGAAATTCCTACTGTCATATTTGAAGGGCATTTTAAACTGACGGCTGTGTTTGCGCTGTATTATCTCTTTGCTGTCAGTAAGAGCATATAGATGCATGTACCGTCCCTCCCTGCTGCTTTTaaagagtagtttttttttttctcgatattttaaagtatttgcactattataacatttaacacagTAGTGTATACATTAAAGCTCAGTTACATTATACTGCATTATTACAGTCATATAGTGTTTATATCACTCCTGATTAGCCAGTTTGTTCATTCTAAACATGAGAttgtatttgaaatgttttcagttttgttatgATATAAATATGCTAGGgacataaaaacaagaaaaactttcTATAACATTTTGTATATCTGTTGGAACATATCAAAACCAAGATTGGAATTGTATTTTATGCTACCAAAATTATTTATCCTTTGATGGATGATTTTTGTATGAAATGctcaaaatcattaaatattttaacatatttttggaccttttttttcttttgaaatgacAATGTGAGGGTAACCTCATAAAATAAACCAATCAGTGTTGAGGAaagtttaaaagtaatgcattacaatattgcgttactccctaaaaaagtaactaattacgttactttttatggaaagtaatgcattgttacttttgcgttactttcgtGTTTCCTTTTAAacatgagcagggcttgattgtttttaatataagaagttctatttatagcaaatgtaaaagccctgtcacaccaaaaagtgtaatgaataaacctcaggctgaaggaaaaggaAATTCATGTCtatacagtagaacacaggagaagaaggttcaacactcttcagcaataaaaaaaaaaacaatgaagcacaattgttagtttatctacagtcatttttgcttattagtatggttgaactggatcatggTCCAGACTGCTATGGGTTTACAGGATATAATAGTCTTTACTTGCAGTACAGTAGTTCATAAGCAATAAAAAGCTGCTTAATCGCTGACAAACAATATAAGGCATTTGCAAGTTGTGTTTCCTAAACTACAGTGAGAGTggattgtataaaataaaaagtaacaaaccCGTCTGATCGATTATTTATTCACGAATTTGGTATGGCTTTTTGTTTAGGAGATGGAAAATGTGACATTGCTGAAATTTTgcagtaaaattactgtaaactaTCAGGGACACAGTGGTATGGTGTTTGTGCTCTGCGTAACatacaataatacaacaaaattaaatgaaccaataaagaagtgaaaaaaacggacaacaacaaattatattttattgtattttgttgtcgTTTCTGTGCTGAAATACTGGAGCTCATCCAGTGCAGTTCACAGCAGATCAGTGGGAGCATCACGGAGGATGATGTTGTTCCAACAGCACTGCCAACCAACATCCAGCACTTGGGGTAAATGTCACACAACTATTTAAGTTTAAATGCACATACTCATACATAAAGTGCcttccctgtaaaaaaaaaaaaaaaaaaaaaaaaaatacatatgctggttaggtaaattttgaagcatggctgctcgtttaagctggtcctgagcggGAGCTAGTTGCTTAGTGCTTTGAGAGGCTAGTTTTATCccatttaaaatcctgtctccctgctacactagacccatacCAGTTTGCCTATCACCGCAATAGatcaacagaggacgccatctctacggcacttcactctgccctcacccacctggacagtcaaaatacACATGTCAggatgctgttcattgatttcagttctgcatttaacactgtaatcccctccaagctgatctccaagctcagccagcttggaatcagcacatccctCTGCAACTGGACTCTAGATTTTCTGACTTGGATAACCTCTGAAGTTATCAGATTCTGGagttagataacctctcctcctccatcatcaccctgaacaccggtgttccacagggctgcgtactgagccctcttcTGTACTTcttattcacccatgactgcgttcctgtttatggctccaacacatAATCagatttgcagatgacaccacgtgGTAGGTTtgatcaaagatgatgatgagtcagTCTACAGGGACGAGGTGCggcacctggctgtgtggtgtgccaccaacaatctggaactaaacaaccagaagacaaaggagataaATTGAGAACAAGCGCTGCCTGGGCAGGGCaaggaacatcatcaaggatgcctctcaccctaaccatttttaccctccttccatccggcaggcgTCACAGGAGCCTATGCTCTCGCACtagtaggctcaggaagagcttcttccctgaggccgtgacccttctgaacgcaacaccaccaatctaacctgaACCTGCTCTCttactgcactggtcacagtactttacatacatgtatttgcactactaatattttgcacagactgtaCATTGTTCAAGCTATTACACTGTACACTGTCTAatgttgttactgtacaaagcacagaaAACTacttctataaaaatattattacactactgatattttgcatagaatacattaacaatactattgtacacaaatccaactgtatttattaccactgttcttacgttgctgctgttcataatgtacatataatcctacattgcactgtacatactgtaaattatatcttcacttactctgcacttatctgtatataaaacactatattcttgcacttctggttagaagtgcaagaatatctatcaaatctaatctaatcaatTTTTCAGTGTGTTAAAGTGACGTGACCTGTGGTGTTTCACTAAACGTCAGATGCACTCGTAGCATAGTGCAGTTTGGTGATGTGACGAGTGAAAATTCCACAATGAAAAACGTATTATTGTGCTTTACCAGCAGAGAAACCAGGAGAATCAGTACCTGTGTGCCCAAAGACGCAGAGTAGCTCTGAAGCAGAAAGAAAGAACCAGTGTAAACATAAGTAGGCTATAAAAGGAAAAGATTTGATGAAAGAAAAAATCCTGATACCCAGTTCACTTCTTTTTGTTAGACCAGTAACTCAAGAGGAGACATTCAGGCTGATCCATGTCGATAGACGGCAGAACTAATGAAAAACGAATGAATGCCCCTTTAATGGTATTCTAACAAACAGGCTTTAAAACATGATGATTAGCaaggaaatgttttgtttttgtgagcaTTCTAGAGATTAGAAGTGTCAtgttaaaaatacatcaaattgtGCAGATGTGGCATCATTTGATGGTTTGTAGCACTGCTCCAGTTGCATAACTGGTATATGCTTGAGTCATACATCAACATTTTTTCAGTAGTAACTCATtgacttgtttattttttctcttctgACACTGCTCGCTTGAGCTTCGCCTGACAGACCAGAAAACATTCAATCTAATTTACAGTTACCGAAAGACATGAAAAATAATCTTTGGGCAGTTCATGCACATGTAGGCATTTCAGTACAAaattacaagacaaaataaataaactgcattgtaaaatatttacaaagaaaatcaAGAGAATTCAGTCTCGGCATCTCAtgcaacttccaaaaaaaaatatacaaacacttttTAAGGATTGCATCGCAAACGAAAAGCCCAGAGATATCCAGGAGTCAGTCTTTACCCTTCAGTAATCAGAAACACGTGGATCTGTAAAGACATGTCTCTCTTTAACAGTGGGCTCACAGACTGTGCAGAGGTGGACTTCCTCTGAAACTTTTCACAACTTGAGATGCCTGATGGTGGCAAATAGTTCATAGCAAATGCAGCGACAGTCTCATGAGTAGCTCTCGTTCTCATCCCATGTGGTCATCCATTGCTTCTTCTCCAAGGGATCTAACATGTCCTCTCCATCTTTCAAGAGACGTGTCTCCTTACGAATCCTCACCGCGTGATATTTCGGAACGCTGTCCTCATATTTGGAGCGTTTGAAAAATCCACACTGATGGAGAAAGAACAGAAGCACATTAAGCGTCATTTCAAAACTcgatttaaaaatcattctgcgTTTATGTGCTTTGGAGAACACATGCTTGACAAAACAGGACATGAAGAAGCACACCCATCAAAACAAAATCGAGCACTGtgcagcatgtgtctttcccttcCTTTTGACAAAGCACAGGATGAGTTAGTGAGTTAGGCCACACGTCATGCAGACACCGATCTGCTGCAGCGATCGTGTTTTACCCTGGTAAGGAGAGCTAGGCCTCAGTGGACTGTTTGTCTGAGGCCTGAGCGTGAATCTCAGCTTTGTGAAAAGCGGCATCGTACTCGTCCTTCTGGGCCCGCTTGAAGAAACCGCACTACAGAGGGGCAAATTCAGGGGTCATTGCAAACATGTCATGATAAGGTTTGTATCTTTTCGTCTGATTAATCCACTGGtcacaaaaaagtatttggagAGTAAAACCTGAATACAAATGTgggaatgtcattgcattaaatactCATATGCTACAGGAGAATTTCGCTGCACTCCTCATTTTTGCTTAATATCTTTGAACCAgctggtgttttggtgattttagtGGATATATGAAGTCAGTGCTCCTCAATATGAGGAACCACAGGTGTAGAGAATCACATTAACTATCAACATGACCCACTGaccctttgtgaaaaagaagtactctTAATAGTACTGAATGTGCACACTTGTgtacttaaaagtatatttaaaaaaaaaaaacatcacttaagtgtacttaaggagagcacactttcatgactgttttcaacacacttaagtacacttttaaaatacattttaaataatatacaattttgttgtgtgttaaaGTACGCTTATTTTGACTAACATACTTAATCCTATcctacttgattataattttaactgtattttggtatatatttgatattacatttcaAGGTTAATAATTTgtatgtactaaattgcaactttatcatttttaattattaatatatatttaagtacatagagtatattttagtttaactatttttcaaagaaattagaaatatgaaattaaatataaagatatactgaagtccTACTTAAGTTGGTCAGAAAAGCACTTTAAAGTTCAGCGAATTGCATTTGATATTTatgtaaactataataataataaaataatccaactgcaattaagtgtccaaaaacattacctCTTGTTTGCACTTAAGTGCATTCTTCAGTACATATATTTACACAAGGGATGCCTGTTAACTCAGAATATGTcacaatgcttttatttatttgttgttgttttttttaaacactaaaaaatatatatttatggtatctctcttgaaaaaatatttgagactttttttttctttttttttttgttacatgtaatgtattgtctttttttttaggtgtaGTGCAGTCTCCAAATTCTTTTTAGGACTGTTAAAAGTGTAAACCAGCATAAATAAAGCTAGAAAATCAACAAATACTTAAACAAATTGAATGAAAAGATTAATTGAAAAGTCCACGTATGAGCTTTCAACCacaaatatttcttaagcaaCCATATGGAGAATGCTATTgggtttttgtttactttatgtaTGTGCGTGTGAGTGTTTTATTACCTTCCAGAGTAAGAGAACTAGAAGAGCCAGCATTAGAATTCCAGCTAAAACAGCCACCAGAATGATCCACCAGGGAACGCCTCCGAACGGAGTCACGGCCGTCTCCGGGAACACGGTCAGCCTCACCTGCCCATCACATCTACAGTAAGTCTAGCTGTTTCGACGACTCACACAGTATAtaatttacatgtttaaatgtaaCAGATTTAACCGTGTTACACTTGAATAGGAAACTGTGTTACCTGGGTCTCAGGATTTTTAAGGACAATGTTCTTGGCAGAAACATCCAGACTTATGGAGGCTTTCACTATTATATCGAGGTAATTGTAGGACACATAATCCTGTTTTAGAGAGGAGCACAAAACAGAATGCTTTAACAACCCAAGACATTCTTTCAAAGGAACAGAATAAGCTCTCTTTGTTGTCCTTACTTCAAGGAAAGTGGAATTCCACAGGCGGGATTTCAGAATGACGACCGCAGTGCTGTCCAAGCCCTGTAGGGGGCATTTGATCTCCACACATCTGGCATCTCCACTGCAAGACTACGAGGACAAATAAGATTCGTTTCAAGTTGTTTTTTGGTGCTGGCATTGCTAAAATAACCACAAAATAATAACTCGGTCTCATTACCAGAATCTTGTGCTTGCGTTTGTCAGGGAAGAGGGCGGTTTTAACCCCCTCAGCTGGTTTCCGCTCCTCTAGCTCACGCTTTCTCCTGGTTGATCTTGACTCCTAAAAGCATCACAGATGGGTTGTCCGGGTTGTTATTTGGTTTCATCATCATCACcgtttaaaacactgaaaacatccAAATGTGTGACGGCATTCAATCAGACTTAAACTATGAATATTTGGTACCTCACTCAGTCTGAGAGGGTTTATCTCTCTCTCAGGAGAACAGGTGACTAACTGCAGGCCCCTGGTGTTGATCTTCATCAGATACAGCAGCCATTTCCCCACAGAGCTTTCTTTAGGCCACTGGATGTTCAGGGATGCGGTTCCAAAAGACTTCAGAGGCTTTCCCAAATTAATCacctgcacaaaataaaaaataaaaaaagtagagtttaaaaaaaaatacctgaagTGATATATAAAAAGGTATAtgaattattttagcatttactcTGAATTCATATTCGACTAAGCTCCCGACTTCCTCCTCTG
Encoded proteins:
- the LOC109054548 gene encoding plasma membrane ascorbate-dependent reductase CYBRD1: MSLQQTARMENYKQFLCVFTLALALGFVSVAFALAWVLHFREGLGWDGGAAEFNWHPLLMVIGFIFLQGIAIVVYRLPWTWRCSKQMMKLIHAGLHVLAFILAVISVVAVFDFHNAKNIPNMYSLHSWIGLAAVILYPAQIVMGIAVYLIPATPVYVRAALMPVHIYSGLFIFISVIATALMGITEKLIFSLKSPAYKDSPPEAVLVNVLGLLIAAFGGLVLWIVTRPSWKRPREEITQGVSNYSTSPEDIKVGTAMTSRTEQESSLETRRRNGKAEESG